The following are encoded together in the Lathyrus oleraceus cultivar Zhongwan6 chromosome 3, CAAS_Psat_ZW6_1.0, whole genome shotgun sequence genome:
- the LOC127126277 gene encoding chaperone protein dnaJ 6: MAPKNKARVSDDEEMEDQPQKSLYQVLGLEKTATQQEIKKAYYKLALRLHPDKNPNDEEAKEKFQQLQKVISILGDEEKRALYDQTGCIDDDDLAGDVQNLHEFFRTMYKKVTEADIEEFEANYRGSDSEKNDLIDLYKKCKGNMNKLFCSMLCSDAKLDSHRFKDILDEAIAAGELKATKVYQKWAKEVSETNPPTSPLKRKAKSNKQSETDLFAVISQRRNERKGQFDSMFSSLVSKYGGDDMQEPSEEEFAAAQKKLEKGRSSKTPKQSKRK; encoded by the exons ATGGCGCCAAAGAACAAAGCTAGGGTTTCCGATGACGAAGAAATGGAAGATCAACCTCAAAAGAGTCTCTACCAG GTTCTTGGTTTGGAGAAAACGGCCACTCAACAGGAAATTAAAAAGGCATATTACAAGTTGGCATTGCGGCTTCATCCGGATAAGAACCCTAACGACGAG GAGGCTAAAGAGAAATTCCAACAGCTGCAAAAAGTTATTTCCATTCTCGGGGATGAAGAGAAACGAGCCCTTTATGATCAGACCGGTTGTATTGATGATGAT GATCTTGCAGGAGATGTTCAGAATCTGCACGAGTTTTTCAGAACAATGTACAAGAAG GTCACTGAAGCTGATATTGAGGAGTTTGAAGCAAACTACAGGGGGTCTGACTCAGAGAAGAATGACTTGATTGATCTGTACAAGAAGTGCAAGGGGAATATGAACAA GCTTTTCTGTTCAATGCTTTGTTCTGATGCTAAACTTGACTCACACCGATTCAAGGACATTCTTGACGAGGCTATAGCTGCTG GAGAACTTAAGGCAACAAAAGTGTACCAGAAATGGGCTAAGGAAGTGTCAGAAACCAATCCACCTACAAGTCCTTTAAAGAGGAAGGCAAA GTCAAATAAGCAATCTGAAACAGATCTGTTTGCAGTCATATCACAACGCCGAAATGAGAGGAAAGGCCAGTTTGATTCAATGTTCTCGTCTCTAGTATCGAAGTATGGTGGTGATGATATGCAAGAACCCTCTGAAGAGGAATTTGCAGCTGCACAGAAAAAGCTGGAGAAGGGAAGGTCTTCAAAAACACCAAAGCAATCCAAGCGaaagtaa